The Variovorax sp. RA8 genomic sequence TGTGCGCAGGTATAGAAAACCACACCTGCGCTTGTCGGGTGCCGAAAAGCGAACATATGACCCGCCCGGCGTTTCGGGAATCGCGTAGTACGTTTCGCCAGTGAAGTCGTCCTCGTCGATGTCGTACCAACCGTTGAAGAAGACGCGCATCGCAGGGCCCACATGCTCTGCGCTCGTGCCTTCAGGAGGCGGCCCATTAAGCAACGCCTTGGCGTTCGTGTCCCACCATTCGACATGGTCGCGGAAGTGCCGCTGTTGTTCCTCAGACAGGCCGGCTACGATCACTTCGACCTGAATCGGGATGACCTCCTTCTTGGCCGGGTCCACATACATCCCGGCATAGAAATCGTGTTCGTCAACCACGGGTCGGCGATTGAGCCGCTCAGGCCCGAGCACCAGGTCCACCGCCTCCAGCAACGTGGACTTGCCAACATTGTTGTCCCCAACGAAAACCGTGTGTCCGTCGAGGAGGACCTCGCCGTGGGCGATGCCTCTGAAATTTAGGACGCGAACGCGCACGAGATGCATTTCAAACCTCCCTGCCTAGTAAGATCCGGGCCACTGCGCCATGGGACGCAGGATTCAATGTGTCCATAAGCAGACGACCGCTGTGGAGTGTGATCGCGCATGCACGACGCCGCCACGACAGGCAGCAATCGCTGCGAACCGTCTGTTCAGGTTTAGGATCACAGTTTGCATGTGACCGGTACTAGATCATCGTTTCGAAAGATGCTGATCGGAGAAGTGGTTCAGCGGACGCTAGCTTCAAACCTCACGCCTTGCCACTCCCTAGGTTGCCAGTACCTCGCCGGTCTTGTCTGGCGTCACGTTTAGGTAGTTGGTCACACACGCCGTAAGGCGATCAGCGAAATCGAACAGCTGGTCGACGGTTGAGATCGCGAGGCGTTCCTCATCCTTGTTTTCGCAAAACAGGCCAACGACAAGCTTCGACTCGTTGTTAAAACGCAGGCGACAGATCGGCTTGCGATTGTTGTCATCGAAAAGGATGGCGCAATAGCTTGCCGCGTCTCGGATAAAGATCCGTCCGGGCTTGACGACGGGCCTTAGGATGGCACGAATGATTTGATAGGCCTCGAGCTCGACGGCCGACGGGGTGAACCCTTCCTGGGAGCTTACCTCCGTCTCTGTGGCAGGCGTCTCGGCAACCACGAGGACTGGTGAAAGCGGCGGCTCTGGAGTCATGGCGCCCTTGAGGCGCTCATTGATCTTGTCGCCGATGAGCTGCTGGAACGCTCGCTTAGTCACAGCGGTAAACTGCTCCTTTACGGCATTCTTAAAGTGCTTTCCTGCAAGAAACTCCGCCGACACGAGGCGGACGAAATCTTCAGGCGGGTTCGTCATCCAGACATTGAGCGTATTCTGAATCGCTCGGGTGTACTTGAGGTGATTGGCCGTGGTGAGAATGGTGTCGATGTCGAAGGCGGCCTTTGCAAACTTCTTGAGCTCTTCAATCTCTTGCTCGCGGAAGTTCAGGATGTTGAACTCGAAGAAGGGCTTCTCATCCATCTTGTTCGGCTTCTCCAGGTCCGTGAAGAACTTGTACGTGATGCCATTGGTAAGCACGCCAAACCGTGCTTCGGTCACGTGGAAGTACCTGAATAGCTGGCCCGCGTGGTTTATGTTGAGATCACCGCCGCTCTTCTTGCATTCGAAAAGCATGATGGGCTTGCCGTCCTTGAGGATGGCATAGTCGACCTTCTCGCCCTTCTTCGTTCCGACGTCGGCGATGAGCTCAGGTGTCACCTCGAGCGGGTCGAAGACGTTGTAGCCGAGAAGCTGGATGAACGGCATCACCATCGCGTTCTTAGTAGCTTCCTCCGTTTGGAGAAGGTCCTTCGCGACCGCGACTCTCGACGCGAGCGATCTCACTTGATCGATGAAATCCATGCTGCTTCCTCTGTTCGTTGTTGCGCGCGGGGATCGCGACGGAGCATTCTGTTCAAGCGCGAGGCCTTGAACAACCGATAAATGACCGGAAGTCCAGGGTTTGGCGAAGTGAATCGCAAGATGTGCGGATTTGTTCACCCCTTCCGTTTCACAAGGCACGAAGCTAACGTCGCGGCGACGAGCTGGCAAAGCTACATTCGGCCAATGTCTCCAGAAGAACCAACGCTGCCGCGTCGCTCCGCCCGCCTAAGCTGTGCTGGCGTGCTGAGCATCTTGACGACCCTCGTAGCGGTTGGAACGGTCACCCTGCACGTCCTGGGCGTGGCTTCACACCGAGCGTACCTGCAGTACTGGGGCATTGACGCAGACGTCTTCCCCAAATCCACCGACTGGGTGTTGATCAACGGTTATCACGGCTTGATGAATCAGTCGGCTGTGGCGTTGCTGGGAATACTTGCCAACTTCGGATGGTGGGCTGCCGCGGCCGTCGGAGTGGCGCTCTATCTTTTCATTCTCCTGTCGCCGTGGGATGCGGGCTCTGGTGCCGTGTTCAAGTGGTTGAGTCAGCGTCCCGCTTCGGTACAGCGCTTCGCGAAGATTCTGGCGGCTACACTTCTGATCGCGGCAATCATCCCGGTCGTGCTGGTTGCATGGACGGCGGTAATGGTCATGCCCTATGTACTTGGCGAGGCCAACGGCAAGGCACATGCCACACGCGAGGCTCTCGAGTTTAAGAAGGGCTGCGAGCACTCGAAGCAGCCGTGCGTTGAGCTGAAGAGGGGCGGCGAGACGCTCGGCTCAGGTTTTTTTCTGGATGGCTCGGCTTCGCACATTGCCATCTTTGACGCGCAGCTGCAGCGTGCTCGGGTTGTTCCGCGGGACGCCGTTGAACTGATCTCTGGTCGGACGCCGGCGCTGCCCGAGGTAATTGCCCCTTAGTTTGGACGGCGTTGCCTGTCGGTGAACTAAAAATTCCGATGCTGGCTGCCATTGAAAGGAGAACCAGCGGCCCCTAGGTCGCTGCACGCGAGTAGCGTTCCCCATCGGCGGATCTGAAAATCTTGAACCATTTCCGCCATCCGTACGCGGCGACCTGGCAAGAATCGCGATGACAACTCACAGATCTGACAGCATCGGTACAAATCCTTGAATATGCCGCTGCATGGGCACCAGTCCCATCACCTTGGGAACAACCGTCGATTAGCGAGCACTCATTCCCAGTTCACCGCGAACGTCAGCAATTGGCTCGATCCGAGTCACAGGTCGACTCGGTGCCAAGGACGGCTTTCGCTGCGAAGCAGGCTGTGGCGCGCCATCATTTCACGGGCAACTGCCCTCCCCCCATACTGCATTGCCAGCTCATCACGCCGGTGCGCCGCAGACCCGCACCACCGGTCATCTCGCAATGGGCGGGCATGCTCACGATGACCGCGGTCGGTGGTGGCGGTGGTGGCGGTGGCAGCGGGGCCTGCACCCGCACCTCCCAGCCGAGCTCCCCCGCCCCCGCCCCAACGCCCTGCCCGGCTTAGAACGCGTTAAACACCGCCGAGTTGGCCGCAGCCTGCCCCTGGACGTTTTCGAGCGCCCGGATCACGCCGCGCAGGCGCTCGCACTCGCGCTCGAGCGAGGCGACCCAGGCGCGGGCGTGCTGCGCTTCATTGAAAGCCTGCGCGTGGAGGGTGGCGAGCCCCCAGCGGCTCTCGAACCACAGCGTTAGATAAACCGCGCGCGGGGCGTTGCCGCTGGCCTGGTAGCGCTGCAGGGTACGCAGGCTCACGCCCAGGTGGCGGGCGATGTTCTTGCGCGATTCCATCTGGTCGGCCAGCAGATAAGCCAGGGGCGGCAGCCGGGCGAACGAGGGAGCGAGGAATGGCATGGAGGACCTCCTGCGAGAGGCGAGCAGGCGGCGGCGCCGGCCCGGCAGGGCAGTGTCAACTTGTCGCGGTGGCGTGGCGCCCTTCCCGCCCCTGCCGTGCGGGCTTTTCAGGGGGGATCGGGCCGTTGAACATAACAAGGCTTTACTCATTATGTGCTGTAAACCAAGTTCAGATGTCGCACCGCCAGCAAAGTTGAAATGTCACCACAAGCGCATCCCCATCACTCAATCGCGCCTTCCCACGTAAGTAGCAGCGCTGGTGCAGCAGGCGCTCGGGTTGGACCCGTTTGCTGCATGCGTGTACGTGTTCAGCAACCGCCGGCGCAATCGGGTGAAGGTGCTGGGCTGGGATCGCAACGGGTTCTGGCTGCTGCTCAAGCGACTGGAAGAAGACCGATTCATCTGGCCGAGCGAGGCAGTGGTGCCGACGCTGACGGTGGAGCAGTTGCACTGGCTGCTCGATGGCATCGACATCGGCGTTGTGCAGCGGCACCCGCAGCGTATCTACGAACGGGCAGGCTGAGAGCGGTAGTCATGGCGATGTGCCATTGCTGCAGATACGCATGGCGCGGCGGCCTGCCACCCAGGACAATGCCCGGCAGATGGCCGACACTCCCACGCTCGAACAGTTCGCCGCCCTGCAGCAGGCGCTGGCCGAAGCGCTGAAGCACAACGAATCTTGGCGGGCGAGCTGCGCGTGACGCGCACCGAGCGCGACTCGCTGAAGGAACAGCTCAACAAGTTCAAGCGGCAGCTGTTCGCCGCCAGCAGCGAGATGACGGGCCAGCACCAGAAGGACATGTTCTTCAACGAGGCCGAGAGCCTCGGGGCGCAGGCCGAGCCGGCGGCCGAAGAAACCGACGACGACAAGATCGACGTGCCGGGCCACAAGCGTGCCAAGCGCGGACGCGAGCCGCTGGATCCGGCGCTGCCGCGCGAGGTGGTGCGGCA encodes the following:
- a CDS encoding type I restriction endonuclease; amino-acid sequence: MDFIDQVRSLASRVAVAKDLLQTEEATKNAMVMPFIQLLGYNVFDPLEVTPELIADVGTKKGEKVDYAILKDGKPIMLFECKKSGGDLNINHAGQLFRYFHVTEARFGVLTNGITYKFFTDLEKPNKMDEKPFFEFNILNFREQEIEELKKFAKAAFDIDTILTTANHLKYTRAIQNTLNVWMTNPPEDFVRLVSAEFLAGKHFKNAVKEQFTAVTKRAFQQLIGDKINERLKGAMTPEPPLSPVLVVAETPATETEVSSQEGFTPSAVELEAYQIIRAILRPVVKPGRIFIRDAASYCAILFDDNNRKPICRLRFNNESKLVVGLFCENKDEERLAISTVDQLFDFADRLTACVTNYLNVTPDKTGEVLAT
- the tnpB gene encoding IS66 family insertion sequence element accessory protein TnpB (TnpB, as the term is used for proteins encoded by IS66 family insertion elements, is considered an accessory protein, since TnpC, encoded by a neighboring gene, is a DDE family transposase.); translated protein: MQQALGLDPFAACVYVFSNRRRNRVKVLGWDRNGFWLLLKRLEEDRFIWPSEAVVPTLTVEQLHWLLDGIDIGVVQRHPQRIYERAG